In Prunus dulcis chromosome 1, ALMONDv2, whole genome shotgun sequence, the following are encoded in one genomic region:
- the LOC117625774 gene encoding phytosulfokine receptor 1-like, whose translation MGAQDFWLAIIVIGFCFQAQVSSSQNLTCNPNDMKALEGFMKGLETVLERWGYNFSSDCCKWAGITCNSSSSLGLNDSSIDTYRVVKLELPTKRLMGNLSESLGMLDQLRTLNLSHNFLKHSLPISLFHLPNLELLDLSCNDFSGPIPADIDLPSIQSLDISQNFLNGSLPPSICDNSTQLRALNLAVNHFTGDLPPGLGNCSALEDLDLSTNALTCTGGLSQGLFRLQKLTRLSIQDNKFSGRLSKEIGNLINLVRLDISTNLFSGTIPDVFHSLGRLQYFVAHSNNFDGQMPPSLSASPTLSLLNARNNSLEGSIDLNCSAMTSLASIDLGSNRFYGPIPSNLPSCRHLNNINIARNNFSGQVPESFKNFHSLSYLSLSNSSISNISSALKILQHCQNLTTLVLTLNFRDEELPADPTLHFERLKVLIIANCRLTGSIPQWLSSSSRLQLLDLSWNRLEGTIPVWFGNFSNLFYLDLSNNSFTGEIPRNITGLRSLIDGRISIQEPSPDFPLFMKRNVSARGLQYNQVWSFPPTLELSNNNLSGPIWPEFGKLRLLHIFDLKCNNLSGPIPSNLSGMTSLETLDMSGNRLSGIIPPSLVKLSFLSKFNVADNQLYGSIPTGGQFWTFPNSSFEGNNLCGDHFPPCPPEVPDDDPSLGPWSPRESNKYTGMIVGMAVGFVCGITCFIGIDRYVWTF comes from the coding sequence ATGGGTGCTCAAGACTTCTGGTTGGCCATCATTGTTATTGGGTTTTGCTTCCAAGCTCAGGTTTCGAGCTCTCAGAACCTGACATGCAATCCAAATGATATGAAAGCATTGGAGGGTTTCATGAAAGGTTTAGAAACTGTGCTAGAGAGGTGGGGCTACAACTTCTCCTCTGATTGCTGTAAATGGGCAGGCATCACTTGCAACTCTTCATCCTCTCTTGGATTGAACGATTCCTCTATTGATACCTATAGAGTGGTTAAGTTGGAGCTTCCAACGAAAAGACTAATGGGCAACCTCTCTGAATCTTTAGGCATGTTGGACCAGCTTAGAACCCTCAATCTCTCTCACAATTTCCTCAAACACTCGCTTCCGATTTCGCTTTTCCATTTGCCAAATTTAGAGCTCTTAGACTTGAGCTGTAATGACTTCTCTGGCCCCATTCCAGCCGATATTGATTTACCTTCAATCCAATCCCTTGACATTTCTCAAAACTTTTTGAATGGTTCCCTTCCACCTAGCATCTGTGACAATTCTACTCAGCTTCGGGCACTGAACTTGGCTGTGAACCATTTCACTGGTGATCTCCCACCAGGTCTTGGCAATTGTAGTGCCTTGGAGGACCTCGATCTTAGCACAAATGCTCTCACGTGTACAGGTGGCTTATCTCAAGGCTTATTTAGGCTGCAGAAGCTAACTAGATTGAGCATTCAAGATAACAAGTTTTCAGGGAGGCTGAGCAAAGAGATTGGTAACCTCATTAACCTTGTTCGTTTGGATATCTCAACTAATTTGTTTTCAGGAACTATCCCAGATGTTTTCCACAGCCTTGGGAGATTGCAGTATTTTGTAGCTCATTCAAATAATTTCGATGGTCAAATGCCCCCTTCGTTGTCGGCTTCCCCAACTCTCTCTTTGCTTAATGCCAGGAACAATTCATTGGAGGGTTCAATTGATCTTAATTGTTCAGCAATGACTAGTTTGGCCTCTATTGATCTAGGTTCCAATCGGTTTTATGGGCCTATTCCGTCCAATCTTCCCTCTTGTCGGCATCTGAATAACATAAATATTGCCCGGAACAACTTTAGTGGCCAAGTACCAGAAAGCTTCAAGAATTTTCATAGCCTCTCTTACCTCTCACTGTCAAATTCAAGCATTTCCAATATTTCATCTGCCCTTAAAATCTTACAGCATTGCCAGAACCTAACTACTTTGGTTCTCACCTTGAATTTCCGTGACGAAGAATTGCCTGCTGATCCAACCCTTCATTTTGAAAGATTGAAGGTTCTCATCATTGCAAATTGTAGGCTAACAGGTTCAATACCCCAATGGTTGAGTAGTAGCAGCAGATTGCAGTTGCTGGATTTGTCATGGAATCGCTTGGAAGGAACAATTCCAGTCTGGTTTGGCAATTTTAGCAATCTCTTCTACTTGGACCTATCCAACAATTCTTTTACTGGGGAAATCCCGAGAAACATAACTGGACTAAGGAGCCTCATTGATGGGAGGATCTCAATTCAGGAACCTTCCCCTGATTTCCCATTATTCATGAAAAGGAATGTGAGTGCACGAGGATTGCAGTATAATCAAGTTTGGAGCTTTCCACCAACACTGGAACTTAGTAACAATAATCTTAGTGGACCAATCTGGCCAGAGTTTGGGAAACTGAGATTGCTTCATATTTTTGATCTGAAGTGTAACAATCTGTCGGGACCAATTCCGAGTAATTTATCCGGGATGACCAGCTTAGAGACTCTGGATATGTCTGGTAACAGGCTTTCGGGGATAATACCGCCTTCGTTGGTTAAACTGAGCTTTCTGTCAAAGTTTAATGTTGCAGACAATCAATTATATGGGTCGATCCCTACAGGAGGTCAGTTTTGGACCTTCCCAAATTCAAGCTTTGAAGGGAATAATCTTTGTGGTGACCATTTCCCCCCCTGTCCACCCGAGGTGCCTGATGATGATCCTTCTCTCGGACCATGGTCACCCAGAGAATCAAACAAATATACAGGAATGATTGTCGGAATGGCCGTTGGATTTGTATGTGGAATTACATGTTTCATTGGGATAGATAGATACGTATGGACCTTTTAA